From the Sphingomonas suaedae genome, one window contains:
- a CDS encoding hydantoinase/oxoprolinase N-terminal domain-containing protein — protein MRIGVDVGGTNTDAVLMDGRAILAWTKQPTSADVSSGVAGAIRTVLGDAGVSPDRIGAVMIGTTHFTNALVQRDRLDRVGVLRLASPSGEALPPLTGWPDDLARRIGGHVFLLPGGYEVDGREIAPFDADKVRAAAVELKARGIGSIAITSAFAPVNASMETRAAAIVREVYPDAAVTLSGAIGRIGFIERENAAILNAALTGLAATVVASFQRALADLGIAAPLYISQNDGTLISAEQAAAFPVLAIGSGPTNSMRGAAFLTGIEDAIVMDVGGTTTDIGVLAGGFPRESSIAVDIGGVRTNFRMPDILAIGLGGGTRVRLDPAFYAADGFAPEALKVGPDSVGYRIAHDALLFGGNTLTASDVAVAAGRAAFGARTNLPDFSAATLGAIWARFQAMLEEAVDRMKTARGDATVLAVGGGNFLIGDALKGAARVIRPPHAAVANAVGAAIAQVGAQVEQIVAYDKEPRATALARMRDEVTARVIAAGGAADSVRIVEVDEVFLSYLPGKAAQLRVRAVGDLAGLPVEETAAPLVHHAH, from the coding sequence GTGCGGATAGGGGTCGATGTCGGTGGAACGAACACCGACGCCGTGCTGATGGACGGACGGGCGATTCTCGCCTGGACCAAACAGCCGACCAGCGCGGATGTCAGCTCGGGCGTGGCCGGTGCGATTCGTACGGTGCTGGGCGATGCAGGGGTCTCCCCCGACCGGATCGGCGCGGTGATGATCGGCACCACCCATTTCACCAATGCGCTGGTTCAGCGCGACCGGCTCGACCGGGTCGGCGTGCTGCGGCTGGCGAGCCCGTCGGGGGAGGCGCTGCCGCCACTGACCGGCTGGCCCGACGATCTCGCGCGGCGGATCGGTGGCCATGTCTTTCTGCTGCCCGGGGGCTATGAGGTCGATGGACGGGAAATCGCGCCGTTCGATGCGGACAAGGTGCGCGCGGCGGCGGTCGAGTTGAAGGCGCGGGGGATCGGGTCGATCGCAATCACCAGCGCCTTTGCGCCGGTTAATGCCTCGATGGAGACGCGCGCCGCGGCGATCGTCCGGGAGGTGTATCCGGATGCTGCGGTCACCCTGTCGGGCGCGATCGGGCGGATCGGCTTTATCGAGCGGGAAAATGCCGCAATCCTCAACGCGGCGCTGACCGGGCTCGCGGCGACCGTGGTCGCCTCGTTCCAGCGCGCACTGGCGGATCTCGGCATCGCCGCGCCGCTCTATATCTCGCAGAATGACGGCACGCTGATCTCGGCTGAACAGGCGGCGGCATTCCCGGTACTTGCCATCGGATCGGGGCCGACCAATTCGATGCGCGGCGCCGCCTTTCTCACCGGAATCGAGGACGCGATCGTCATGGATGTCGGCGGGACGACCACCGATATCGGCGTGCTCGCGGGCGGATTTCCGCGCGAATCCTCGATCGCCGTCGATATCGGCGGGGTGCGGACCAATTTCCGGATGCCCGATATCCTCGCCATCGGCCTTGGCGGCGGAACGCGGGTGCGGCTCGATCCTGCATTCTACGCTGCGGACGGGTTTGCGCCCGAGGCGCTCAAGGTCGGGCCGGATTCGGTCGGCTATCGGATCGCGCATGACGCCTTGCTGTTCGGTGGCAACACGCTGACCGCCAGCGATGTCGCGGTCGCGGCCGGGCGCGCGGCGTTCGGCGCGCGGACGAACCTGCCCGACTTCAGCGCAGCGACGCTCGGCGCGATCTGGGCGCGGTTTCAGGCGATGCTGGAAGAAGCGGTAGACCGGATGAAGACCGCGCGCGGCGACGCGACAGTGCTCGCGGTCGGCGGCGGCAATTTCCTGATCGGCGACGCGCTGAAGGGCGCTGCGCGGGTGATCCGCCCGCCCCATGCCGCCGTCGCCAATGCGGTCGGTGCCGCCATTGCCCAGGTCGGTGCCCAGGTCGAACAGATCGTCGCCTATGACAAGGAACCGCGCGCCACCGCGCTCGCCCGGATGCGCGACGAGGTTACCGCCCGCGTGATCGCGGCGGGCGGCGCGGCGGACAGTGTCCGGATTGTGGAAGTGGATGAAGTGTTCCTGAGCTATCTCCCCGGAAAGGCCGCGCAGCTGCGCGTCCGCGCGGTCGGCGACCTTGCCGGCCTGCCTGTAGAAGAAACCGCCGCGCCTTTGGTCCACCATGCGCATTGA
- a CDS encoding TonB-dependent siderophore receptor, with the protein MRKHHGIHANASPRAMRRIALLTACCAVALPGVAAAQSDAEAGEDVTIIGTRVETGTKTDAALTEVPQSISIISAQDFNDRAAVNLQDIIRYSAGASSELNGVDTRGDFLAVRGTGAEQYLDGLNRMPGFIYGGRIEIFTVESAELLRGPSSTLYGGGGAGGILNSISKRPQETFGGEIGIMGGTDDYKQFQFDVTGPVVDGVSARLVGLVRDADLQQKGQKNDRIVVMPSVTLRPGPDTEVTFIGLYQRDKLGSQTYLPTSKTIDGSGATRISDDFYLGEPDFNHTFASHYALTMLISHRFSDAVAFNSRTRAFEQDTDYQEVFGYTGFGGAYADAGRTIANRAWYLNRAKYSGLSSDNNVVLSFDTGPLEHQILAGFDYTEFREDKEEGFGQAPGLNLYNPVYGVPFATGVGWTTDTKNTQLGFYAQEQIRAWDRVSIVVGARHDKVKSNVNGFQNPDNEAWTFRAGIIGDVVKGVSPYFNYSESFLPVFGSNFFGVAYVPRTGRQYEAGIKFQPNARMLLTLAAYDIKEQNVLIADPDELQNFIQGGSTRSRGVEAEAKVKLPGQFDLTASYSYTRAEYLVVDGRQRGDRRENLPEHQASLWATKGFDLGGDLSARIGGGVRYQSDKVSFDQLYTIDPVTLFDAMAELTYGKWSLSVNAANLSNERVYTNCSYDSSPTVQEGYCYLGKDRTVLVSLRRKF; encoded by the coding sequence ATGAGGAAGCACCACGGAATTCACGCCAATGCCAGCCCGCGCGCGATGCGGCGCATTGCCCTGCTCACCGCCTGTTGCGCGGTCGCGCTGCCCGGCGTTGCCGCGGCACAATCCGACGCCGAGGCGGGAGAGGACGTCACCATCATCGGCACGCGCGTGGAGACCGGCACCAAGACCGACGCCGCGCTGACCGAAGTCCCGCAATCGATCAGCATCATTTCCGCGCAGGACTTCAACGATCGCGCGGCAGTGAACCTTCAGGACATCATCCGCTACAGCGCGGGCGCCAGCAGCGAGCTGAACGGCGTCGATACGCGCGGCGATTTCCTCGCGGTACGCGGCACCGGCGCGGAGCAGTATCTGGACGGCCTGAACCGGATGCCCGGTTTCATCTATGGCGGGCGGATCGAGATCTTCACCGTCGAAAGCGCCGAACTGCTGCGCGGTCCCTCCTCGACGCTGTATGGCGGCGGCGGTGCGGGCGGCATCCTCAACTCGATCAGCAAGCGGCCGCAGGAGACGTTCGGCGGCGAGATCGGAATTATGGGCGGCACCGACGACTATAAGCAGTTTCAGTTCGACGTCACCGGCCCGGTGGTGGATGGCGTGTCCGCGCGCCTCGTCGGCCTGGTCCGCGACGCCGACCTGCAGCAGAAAGGGCAGAAGAACGACCGGATCGTCGTGATGCCGTCGGTCACGCTGCGGCCCGGCCCCGACACGGAGGTGACGTTCATCGGCCTGTATCAGCGCGACAAGCTGGGCAGCCAGACCTATCTGCCGACCAGCAAGACGATCGACGGCAGCGGTGCGACGCGGATTTCCGACGATTTCTATCTGGGCGAGCCCGACTTCAACCATACCTTCGCCAGCCATTATGCGCTGACGATGCTGATCTCGCACCGCTTCAGCGACGCCGTGGCCTTCAACAGCCGCACCCGCGCGTTCGAGCAGGATACCGACTATCAGGAAGTGTTCGGCTATACCGGGTTCGGTGGCGCCTATGCCGATGCCGGCCGCACGATCGCCAACCGCGCCTGGTATTTGAACCGCGCCAAATATTCGGGCCTCAGCAGCGACAACAATGTCGTGCTGAGCTTCGACACCGGCCCGCTCGAGCATCAGATCCTCGCCGGGTTCGACTATACCGAATTCCGCGAGGACAAGGAGGAAGGCTTTGGCCAGGCGCCCGGGCTCAACCTCTACAACCCGGTTTACGGCGTGCCGTTCGCAACGGGCGTGGGCTGGACGACGGACACCAAGAACACCCAGCTCGGCTTCTACGCGCAGGAGCAGATCCGCGCATGGGACCGCGTCTCGATCGTCGTCGGCGCGCGGCATGACAAGGTGAAGTCGAACGTCAACGGCTTCCAGAACCCGGACAATGAGGCCTGGACCTTCCGCGCCGGCATCATCGGCGATGTGGTGAAGGGCGTGTCGCCCTATTTCAACTATTCGGAATCCTTCCTGCCGGTGTTCGGATCGAACTTCTTCGGCGTCGCCTATGTGCCGCGCACCGGCCGCCAGTATGAAGCCGGGATCAAGTTCCAGCCGAATGCGCGGATGCTGCTGACCCTCGCAGCCTATGACATTAAGGAACAGAATGTTCTGATCGCCGACCCGGACGAACTACAGAACTTCATCCAGGGCGGTTCGACCCGCTCGCGCGGCGTCGAGGCGGAGGCCAAGGTGAAGCTGCCCGGCCAGTTCGACCTGACGGCGTCGTACAGCTACACCCGCGCCGAATATCTGGTGGTCGATGGCCGCCAGCGCGGCGACCGGCGCGAGAATCTGCCCGAGCATCAGGCATCGCTCTGGGCGACCAAGGGCTTCGACCTGGGCGGCGATCTGAGCGCGCGGATCGGCGGCGGCGTGCGGTATCAGAGCGACAAGGTCAGCTTCGACCAGCTCTACACGATCGATCCGGTGACGCTGTTCGATGCGATGGCGGAACTGACCTATGGCAAATGGTCGCTGTCGGTGAACGCCGCGAACCTGAGCAACGAGCGCGTCTATACCAATTGCAGCTATGACAGCTCGCCGACGGTGCAGGAGGGCTATTGCTATCTGGGCAAGGACCGCACCGTACTGGTGTCGCTGCGCCGCAAATTCTGA
- a CDS encoding amidohydrolase produces the protein MKPSFALVLAATLAAGVSTTAIASDRVTADTILTNARIYTVDKAQPWAESVAIKDGKIVAVGTRAKVEKLKGKATRIVDLGGRLVLPAFGDAHAHPLFGGLGRTRCPLHDGRSIEDYQRMIAKCVADTPGNGTVFGVGWEDSLFPPNGVPDKKYLDAVSTTRPLIFDSIGGHTYWVNSKALELAGITKDTPDPANGSIDRDPETGEPIGALQETAQGLVGKLVPPPTDAEIQNSVKYVAEHFNSLGIVSWNDAGVEYDDQGGSRMVDAYKAVKDAGDLTAHVTVSLKWQNERGMEQFPGLVKAAERANALGIPTHTVKFYVDGVIPQRTAYMLAPYEGSTERGKPHIDPAMLTEAVVETDRRGMHAFLHAIGDGAVRISLDAIEAARKANGVKPTHHMVTHLNVIDPADQPRFGALNTYAQFQPTWSSWYPYMELTEQAIGKERMKSIYPAGSIVRSGGKLAYGADWPVATANPLEGLEVAITRRTAGDPQARPLLADEGVTLETAIESHTLNAALVNGLDKVTGSIVTGKSADLVVLDKDLFKLSPYEITKAKVLVTFFQGKAVYGELEALKP, from the coding sequence ATGAAGCCATCCTTCGCCCTTGTTCTCGCAGCCACCCTCGCCGCAGGCGTCAGCACGACCGCCATCGCCAGCGACCGGGTGACCGCCGACACGATCCTGACCAATGCGCGCATCTACACCGTCGACAAGGCGCAGCCCTGGGCGGAATCGGTGGCGATCAAGGACGGCAAGATCGTCGCGGTCGGAACACGGGCGAAGGTCGAAAAGCTGAAGGGCAAGGCGACGCGCATCGTCGATCTTGGCGGGCGGCTGGTGCTTCCCGCATTCGGTGACGCGCACGCCCATCCGCTGTTCGGCGGCCTGGGGCGCACGCGCTGCCCGTTGCACGACGGCCGGAGCATCGAGGACTATCAGCGGATGATCGCCAAATGCGTTGCCGACACGCCGGGCAACGGCACGGTGTTCGGCGTCGGCTGGGAGGATTCGCTGTTTCCGCCCAATGGCGTGCCGGACAAGAAATATCTGGATGCGGTCAGCACCACCCGCCCGCTGATCTTCGATTCGATCGGTGGCCATACCTATTGGGTCAACTCCAAGGCACTGGAACTGGCGGGGATCACCAAGGACACGCCCGACCCGGCCAACGGATCGATCGACCGCGACCCCGAAACCGGCGAGCCGATCGGTGCGCTTCAGGAGACCGCGCAGGGGCTGGTCGGCAAGCTGGTCCCGCCGCCGACCGATGCGGAAATCCAGAATTCAGTCAAATATGTCGCCGAGCATTTCAACAGCCTGGGCATCGTCAGCTGGAACGATGCGGGCGTGGAGTATGACGATCAGGGCGGCAGCCGGATGGTCGATGCGTACAAGGCGGTGAAGGATGCGGGCGATCTGACCGCGCATGTCACTGTCTCGCTCAAATGGCAGAATGAGCGCGGGATGGAGCAGTTTCCCGGCCTGGTGAAGGCGGCGGAGCGGGCGAACGCGCTCGGCATCCCGACCCACACCGTCAAATTCTATGTCGACGGGGTGATCCCGCAGCGCACGGCGTACATGCTCGCCCCCTATGAAGGCAGCACCGAGCGCGGCAAGCCGCATATCGACCCGGCGATGCTGACAGAGGCGGTGGTGGAGACCGACAGGCGCGGGATGCACGCCTTCCTCCACGCGATCGGCGACGGGGCGGTGCGCATCTCGCTCGACGCGATCGAGGCGGCGCGCAAGGCCAATGGCGTGAAGCCGACCCATCACATGGTGACGCACCTCAACGTGATCGATCCAGCGGACCAGCCGCGCTTCGGCGCGCTCAACACCTATGCCCAGTTCCAGCCGACCTGGTCGTCCTGGTACCCCTATATGGAGCTGACCGAGCAGGCGATCGGCAAGGAGCGGATGAAGTCGATCTATCCCGCCGGAAGCATCGTCCGATCGGGCGGCAAGCTGGCCTATGGCGCCGACTGGCCGGTCGCAACCGCGAACCCGCTGGAAGGGCTGGAGGTCGCGATCACCCGCCGCACCGCGGGCGATCCCCAAGCCCGCCCGCTACTGGCCGACGAAGGGGTGACGCTGGAGACGGCGATCGAAAGCCACACGCTCAACGCTGCTTTGGTCAACGGTCTGGACAAGGTCACCGGATCGATCGTCACCGGCAAGAGCGCCGATCTGGTCGTGCTCGACAAGGACCTGTTCAAGCTGTCGCCGTACGAGATCACCAAGGCGAAGGTGCTGGTGACGTTCTTCCAGGGGAAGGCGGTATATGGGGAGCTGGAGGCGTTGAAGCCTTAG
- a CDS encoding alpha/beta hydrolase, with amino-acid sequence MRALTWIGTAAALAVATPGWAQQAPAPAAPRYAMPFTATWDMKAAHGDTYRIFVSYPEGEPPEGGFPVLYVTDGNALFAAFAETRRMIGWTKGQEMIVVGIGYPTDDAYHVRRIDDFTGAPTTSPAYAKFAKEKNGGWDRFLDFLTVELRGEIGKRYPINAQRQSLFGHSLGGLFAVHTLFTRPSAFHTIIAASPSLFWHEALTLQEERAFTARLREGKGGAVARLMVVSGEREEAILERWDAEAFAKRMEPLSAFGLRVQSQVYKDEGHMTVPVRAISDTLRFALTWP; translated from the coding sequence ATGCGCGCACTCACATGGATCGGAACGGCGGCGGCGCTGGCAGTGGCAACACCCGGCTGGGCACAGCAGGCACCGGCCCCCGCCGCCCCGCGCTACGCCATGCCCTTCACCGCGACCTGGGACATGAAGGCCGCGCATGGCGACACCTATCGCATCTTCGTGTCCTATCCGGAGGGCGAGCCGCCCGAGGGCGGATTTCCCGTCCTGTATGTGACTGACGGCAACGCTTTGTTCGCCGCCTTTGCCGAGACGCGGCGGATGATCGGCTGGACCAAGGGGCAGGAGATGATCGTCGTCGGCATCGGCTATCCGACCGACGATGCCTATCATGTCCGCAGGATCGACGATTTCACCGGCGCGCCGACGACGTCTCCCGCCTATGCAAAGTTCGCGAAGGAGAAGAATGGCGGCTGGGACCGGTTCCTCGATTTCCTGACCGTCGAGCTGCGCGGCGAGATCGGCAAACGCTATCCCATCAACGCCCAGCGCCAGTCGCTGTTCGGCCATTCGCTCGGCGGCCTGTTCGCGGTCCACACCTTGTTCACCCGCCCCAGCGCCTTCCACACCATCATCGCCGCCAGCCCCTCGCTGTTCTGGCATGAAGCGCTGACGCTACAGGAGGAACGCGCCTTCACCGCGCGGCTGCGCGAAGGGAAGGGCGGTGCGGTCGCGCGGCTGATGGTCGTATCGGGCGAACGCGAGGAAGCGATCCTCGAACGCTGGGATGCAGAGGCGTTCGCGAAGCGAATGGAGCCGCTCTCCGCCTTTGGCCTGCGCGTGCAGTCGCAGGTGTACAAGGACGAAGGCCATATGACCGTGCCGGTGCGCGCGATCTCCGATACGCTGAGGTTCGCCCTCACATGGCCGTGA
- a CDS encoding helix-turn-helix transcriptional regulator — protein MDELIHTKLAPPIWMGNQIRRDMLLARLDAALDRRLTLIQAPAGYGKTSLLSQWKARFDPAQVRVAWLTLERDDSDLKHLARYIALALDGAEPGDAEQHDAGLPPRAAVSAIVNRLARETRPVVLILDDFHRAENSEVDDFVRALIQLAPENCHFVIASRDYPWLGQSALAAEEQLIELGAGDLRFSTHEAEALLARAHGEGLDGEDVRTIVARTEGWPIALQLASLSLKHGAEHRGLVERFRGPSSELARYLSEQVLMTMSEETRDIVLRTALLDRLTGDLVNLLCDRTDGWLILERLEEQGMFLTPLTPERQGYRYHQLFAEHLRERLARGDSARYRALHRRVAIWFAERGETAEAVAHAIQADDDAMLATIVEEAGGWRLIPQGQQAMVQRALDKLPAAMVAARPRLALAQVYLEIKCGEMATARADYDRFAEAFDRADLSADQRTELRVVGDVLADYENEPVTLDDLLSREALLRTLPSNDHLVFANVSETLGAKYFEGGWLERALEPTLAARDHYQAMGSLYSDLFTRFQEARIRHAQARLKDTASILAAARVEIEGNFGARSDLAANCAAFEAELLYAQDQPDAALALLDWAVPHMEQSDGWVDVYAAGYLSAARAHGAEGRWEEAEAMLARARRLAERRRLRQLDLLAALCEVELLIDRDPEAARAAAEAIGVDALAAAAQEADSPIHRPVITAATLIRAKFALLEGAHDDALAILRDLRRWATQHGAGRLLIDVNILMSHALREQGQATPAQVCFDDAVGTAMFQGIARPFIDLRRFAEAGVNDTLNGPAQIDRFRAQFLKGIARTLAARPVAGPAPGLLSDAEAAIVEHLSFGYSNKEIARLIGMSPDTVKYRLKSVFRKIGVNKRRDAVRVLHERGLIAGDAQATAAE, from the coding sequence ATGGATGAGCTGATCCACACCAAGCTCGCCCCGCCGATATGGATGGGGAACCAGATCCGGCGCGACATGCTGCTGGCCCGGCTGGACGCCGCGCTCGACCGCCGCCTGACGCTCATCCAGGCGCCTGCCGGCTACGGCAAGACCAGCCTGTTGTCGCAGTGGAAGGCGCGGTTCGATCCGGCGCAGGTCCGCGTCGCCTGGCTGACATTGGAGCGCGACGATTCGGACCTGAAGCATCTCGCGCGTTATATCGCGCTGGCGCTGGACGGCGCGGAACCGGGCGATGCCGAGCAGCATGATGCCGGCCTGCCCCCGCGCGCGGCGGTATCGGCGATCGTCAACCGCCTGGCGCGCGAGACGCGGCCGGTGGTGCTGATCCTGGACGATTTCCATCGCGCCGAAAATTCGGAGGTCGATGACTTCGTCCGCGCGCTGATCCAGCTGGCGCCCGAAAACTGCCACTTCGTCATCGCCTCACGCGACTACCCCTGGCTCGGCCAGTCGGCGCTGGCTGCCGAGGAGCAGCTGATCGAGCTGGGCGCGGGCGACCTGCGCTTTTCCACCCATGAGGCGGAGGCGTTGCTCGCGCGCGCGCATGGCGAGGGGCTGGACGGGGAGGATGTCCGCACCATCGTCGCGCGAACCGAAGGCTGGCCGATCGCGCTCCAGCTCGCCTCGCTTTCGCTCAAGCACGGCGCGGAACATCGCGGCCTGGTCGAGCGGTTTCGCGGTCCCAGTTCCGAACTCGCCCGCTATCTGTCCGAACAGGTGCTGATGACGATGAGCGAGGAAACGCGCGACATCGTGCTGCGTACCGCGCTGCTCGACAGACTGACCGGCGACCTCGTCAATCTGTTGTGCGATCGCACCGATGGCTGGCTGATCCTTGAGCGGCTGGAGGAACAGGGGATGTTCCTGACGCCGCTGACGCCGGAACGGCAGGGCTATCGCTATCACCAATTGTTCGCCGAACATCTGCGCGAGCGGCTGGCGCGCGGCGACAGCGCCCGATACCGCGCGCTGCACCGTCGCGTTGCGATCTGGTTTGCCGAACGCGGTGAAACCGCCGAGGCGGTCGCCCATGCGATCCAGGCCGATGACGACGCGATGCTGGCGACGATCGTCGAGGAAGCGGGCGGCTGGCGGCTGATCCCCCAGGGTCAGCAGGCGATGGTCCAGCGCGCGCTGGACAAGCTGCCCGCAGCGATGGTGGCCGCGCGCCCGCGCCTCGCGCTCGCGCAGGTCTATCTGGAGATCAAGTGCGGCGAGATGGCGACCGCACGGGCGGATTACGACCGGTTTGCTGAGGCGTTCGACCGCGCCGATCTGTCGGCCGACCAGCGCACCGAGCTGCGCGTCGTCGGCGACGTTCTCGCCGACTATGAGAATGAACCGGTCACGCTCGACGACCTGCTTTCGCGCGAGGCGCTGTTGCGCACGCTGCCGTCGAACGACCATCTCGTTTTTGCCAATGTCAGCGAGACGCTGGGCGCCAAATATTTCGAGGGCGGCTGGCTCGAACGCGCGCTGGAGCCGACTCTCGCCGCGCGTGACCATTATCAGGCGATGGGATCGCTCTACAGCGACCTGTTCACGCGTTTCCAGGAGGCGCGGATCCGGCACGCCCAGGCACGGTTGAAGGATACGGCATCGATCCTCGCCGCCGCCCGGGTCGAGATCGAGGGCAATTTCGGCGCCCGTTCCGACCTTGCCGCCAATTGCGCGGCGTTCGAGGCGGAATTGCTCTATGCACAGGACCAGCCGGACGCGGCGCTGGCGCTGCTCGACTGGGCGGTGCCGCATATGGAACAGTCCGATGGGTGGGTCGATGTCTATGCGGCGGGCTATCTGAGCGCGGCGCGCGCGCATGGCGCAGAGGGACGGTGGGAAGAGGCGGAAGCGATGCTGGCACGCGCGCGGCGGCTGGCGGAGCGGCGGCGGCTGCGCCAGCTCGACCTGCTCGCGGCGCTGTGCGAGGTGGAATTGCTGATCGACCGCGATCCGGAGGCCGCGCGCGCCGCAGCCGAGGCGATCGGGGTGGATGCGCTGGCGGCAGCGGCGCAAGAGGCGGATTCGCCCATCCATCGTCCCGTCATCACGGCCGCGACGCTGATCCGCGCGAAATTCGCCTTGTTGGAGGGCGCGCATGACGATGCGCTGGCGATCCTGCGCGATCTGCGCCGCTGGGCCACACAGCATGGCGCCGGACGGCTGCTGATCGACGTCAACATCCTGATGAGCCACGCGCTGCGCGAGCAGGGGCAGGCGACGCCCGCGCAGGTGTGTTTCGACGACGCGGTCGGCACCGCGATGTTCCAGGGGATCGCCCGCCCGTTCATCGACCTGCGCCGCTTTGCCGAAGCCGGAGTGAACGATACGCTGAACGGTCCCGCGCAGATCGACCGGTTCCGCGCCCAGTTCCTGAAGGGGATTGCCCGGACACTTGCCGCGCGGCCGGTGGCGGGTCCCGCGCCGGGGCTGCTCAGCGATGCGGAGGCGGCGATCGTCGAACATTTGAGCTTTGGCTATTCGAACAAGGAAATCGCGCGGCTGATCGGCATGTCGCCCGACACGGTGAAGTACCGGCTGAAATCGGTGTTCCGCAAGATTGGCGTGAACAAGCGACGCGACGCGGTGCGCGTGCTGCACGAACGCGGCCTGATCGCTGGGGACGCGCAAGCCACGGCGGCGGAATAG
- a CDS encoding DUF917 domain-containing protein — protein sequence MRIDRTALTDLAQGAAFLGSGGGGDPYYSLLLGQAELARVESFELVPLDSLGDDALVVPCGWIGAPTVSVEKLPSGLEALAGLKRLERELGRPIDAVLPIEIGGGNGLAPLVSAARLGVPVVDADGMGRAFPESQMAIFNIRGLSACPSVLTAACGALTVIETDDNLTHERIARGLSVALGGIAHMVEYPLTGREAKDHAIGGSVSAAIAIGAAVRRAREGGDDPFAALYAALRDTSLYPYAGELFDGKIVDLERETQGGFSVGRVVIEGFGGSGRMELVFQNENLIARRDGDVVAMVPDLITVMDRETADSITTERLKYGQRVKIVGAAAPAMLREARALALVGPGAFGFTDAYRPIEALNGWDQG from the coding sequence ATGCGCATTGACCGCACAGCGCTGACCGATCTCGCCCAGGGCGCGGCCTTTCTCGGTTCCGGGGGTGGGGGCGATCCCTATTACAGCCTGTTGCTGGGTCAGGCGGAGCTCGCGCGGGTCGAGTCGTTCGAACTGGTCCCGCTCGACAGCCTGGGCGACGACGCGCTGGTTGTGCCGTGCGGCTGGATCGGCGCCCCGACCGTGTCGGTCGAAAAGCTGCCGAGCGGGCTTGAGGCGCTGGCAGGGCTGAAGCGGCTCGAACGCGAACTCGGGCGCCCGATCGATGCGGTGCTGCCGATCGAGATCGGCGGCGGCAACGGGCTTGCCCCACTGGTCAGCGCCGCGCGGCTGGGCGTGCCGGTGGTCGATGCCGACGGCATGGGCCGTGCCTTCCCCGAATCGCAAATGGCGATTTTCAACATTCGTGGCCTCTCCGCCTGTCCCTCGGTGCTGACCGCCGCGTGCGGCGCGCTTACCGTGATCGAGACCGACGACAATCTGACGCATGAGCGGATCGCGCGTGGGCTGTCGGTCGCACTGGGCGGGATCGCGCATATGGTCGAATATCCGCTCACCGGGCGGGAGGCGAAGGATCATGCGATCGGCGGCAGCGTCTCTGCCGCCATCGCGATCGGTGCGGCGGTGCGGCGCGCGCGTGAGGGTGGCGACGACCCGTTCGCGGCGCTCTACGCGGCGCTGCGCGACACCAGCCTCTACCCTTATGCGGGCGAATTGTTCGACGGCAAGATCGTCGATCTGGAGCGTGAGACGCAGGGCGGTTTTTCGGTCGGCCGGGTGGTGATCGAGGGATTTGGCGGCAGCGGTCGAATGGAACTGGTGTTTCAGAACGAAAATCTGATCGCCCGGCGCGACGGCGATGTTGTCGCGATGGTGCCCGACCTCATCACCGTGATGGACCGCGAAACCGCCGATTCGATCACCACCGAACGACTGAAATATGGGCAGCGCGTCAAGATCGTCGGCGCGGCGGCTCCGGCGATGCTGCGCGAGGCGCGGGCATTGGCACTGGTCGGCCCCGGCGCGTTCGGCTTTACCGACGCCTATCGGCCGATCGAGGCACTTAACGGATGGGATCAGGGATGA